A stretch of the Amycolatopsis sp. BJA-103 genome encodes the following:
- a CDS encoding MBL fold metallo-hydrolase: MTWLELADGVYARRYEELDLTVGLVVGSDHCLVVDVRGDVEQGAELAAAVREITPLPWSVVYTHAHFDHAFGTTPFLPCDIWAHEGCRTELTTYGEGARRKWIQHYLGENRPEMAEALERTVITLPDKPVSDTAEIDLGGRRVVLRFLGRAHTDHDLFVHVPDAGVIYAGDAVENAEAGFSAFSFNEDSSLVEWTGVMGAILELEPKIIVAGHGAPVDTAFIEKHREGLRELTALKTAIAAGDLTTDEAVARSPYPDDVTRAALSTA; encoded by the coding sequence GTGACTTGGCTCGAACTCGCGGACGGCGTGTACGCCCGGCGTTACGAGGAGCTGGACCTGACCGTCGGCCTGGTCGTGGGCAGTGACCACTGCCTGGTCGTCGACGTCCGCGGAGACGTCGAACAGGGCGCCGAACTCGCCGCGGCGGTCCGGGAGATCACGCCGCTGCCGTGGTCGGTCGTCTACACCCACGCGCATTTCGACCACGCCTTCGGCACCACGCCGTTCCTGCCGTGCGACATCTGGGCGCACGAAGGCTGCCGGACCGAGCTGACCACCTACGGCGAAGGCGCGCGGCGTAAGTGGATACAGCACTACCTCGGGGAAAACCGCCCGGAGATGGCGGAGGCGCTGGAGCGCACCGTGATCACCCTGCCGGACAAGCCGGTCTCCGACACCGCCGAGATCGACCTCGGCGGCCGCAGGGTCGTGTTGCGGTTCCTCGGCCGGGCCCACACCGATCACGACCTGTTCGTCCACGTGCCCGACGCAGGAGTCATATACGCAGGTGACGCCGTCGAGAACGCCGAAGCGGGCTTCAGCGCCTTCTCGTTCAACGAGGACAGCTCACTCGTGGAGTGGACCGGGGTGATGGGCGCGATCCTCGAACTGGAGCCGAAGATCATCGTCGCCGGGCACGGGGCGCCGGTCGACACCGCCTTCATCGAGAAGCACCGCGAAGGGCTGCGTGAGCTCACCGCGCTCAAAACCGCGATCGCGGCAGGAGACCTCACGACGGACGAAGCCGTCGCGAGGTCCCCCTACCCCGACGATGTCACCAGAGCGGCACTCTCGACGGCCTAG